The Fusarium keratoplasticum isolate Fu6.1 chromosome 4, whole genome shotgun sequence genome contains the following window.
TTTGAGGACAGCTTGACACACTCGCCTCGACATCCATTCTTTTGATAACTTTACGGAAATCCGCATTGTCGGCCAGCTCAACACGCGACACGACATTTGGCCGGTAGATTCCATCTTTCCTGGGCATACGGAAGAGAAGGAACGAATCCTGTCTGGTCTTGCTGTCTTCATCACCCGTTACAAAGCTCCTTCGTCGAGTGTAGCCCTGGGCTCTCTACTCTTTCAAGATGAGTTCAGACTACTCGTATGACGAGCAGGTAAGAGAGATGCTACACCTCCTACTGCACATCCATGGCTAACCAGTTCTTCTCCCAATAACAGGGCCAgttcttccccttcttcatcctcaccctcaccgGCCTCGTCACCGTCCCCCTGACCTACACCCTCGTCCGCCCCAGTCGCGACCAAGATGCGCTTGCGCCGCGGATCAAGACCGACTACAAGACGGAGCACTCGGCCACCGTCGAGTCGCTGAGGACGACCCAGAAGCGCAAGCAGTGGAGGGTCAAGCGGGCCATCTTTGTCGTGATCGGATGGGCCCTCATGGGCGGCATGGTGTACCTCATCATGGTGACCCAGCGCACTGTTCCCAAGCTCTACAACCCCTACGATATCCTTGGAATTTCTGAGGTGAGCTGTCCCGAGATTGACAACCAGAGTAATATGCTAACACACTCTAGTCCCTCAACGAGAAGCAGATCAAGTCGCACTACAAGCGCCTGTCCCTCAAGTACCATCCCGACAAGATTCGCCCCGACCCTGCCAAGAACGAGACCGTCGAGTCGCTCAACGATTACTATGTCGAACTCACCAAGGCCTACCAGGCCCTCACAGACGAGGAGGTGCGCAACAACTACATCCAGTACGGCCACCCCGACGGCAAGCAGAGCTTCAGCATGGGCATTGCCCTCCCCAAGTTTATCGTCTCGGACGGCAACGGCAAGTATGTCGTTCTCCTGTACACCCTGCTCCTCGGGGTCCTTCTCCCCTGGCTCGTCGGATCGTGGTGGTACGGTACCAAGCGGAGGTCCAAGGAAGGTGTCCTGATGGAGAGCGCCAACAACCTGTTTCGACACTACGAGGAGAACATCGACCAGGGTGGAATCATCACGGCACTGAGCACTGGcaaggagtttgaggagacTCTGaagggcgacaaggccgagtCTGGTCTGTCCAAGATTGAGTCTAGGATCACGGCCGAGGGCGAACACAAGCCCTATGCTTCTGGTATGActgccaaggacaaggacaagcttgaggatctcgatAACGGCGTGCGACGCAAggctcttgctcttctttggGCTTACCTCGGTCGTGTTGAGCTCGATGACCCTGCcctcaccaaggccaagttccaGGTTGGCCCTATTGCCCGCGCCCTGAACCAGTCTTTTAACGCCATCTCTCTGGCCTACGGCAACATTGGTCCCATCGCCGGTTCCTACTACGCCAGCCAGCACCTGATCCAGGCCATGCCCCCCAAGtcgtctcctcttctccagcttccccACATCACCCCCTCGATTGTCAGCGGCATTGAGGGCGACTCCAAGACCCACATGTCTGTTCAGAAGTTCATGGACCGACCGGATGCTCAGCGACGACAGCTTGCTGTTGGTGAGGGCCTCCTGACCGAGGAGCAGTACAAGACCGCCGTCAATGTTGCCAAGCAGATTCCCTACTTCCGTGTCGCCAAGGCTTTCTTCAAGGTTACTGGAGAGCGTTTCATCATCCCCTCGTCTCTTGTGTccctcgtcatcaagggCCGCTTCATCCCCCCTGGTACTGAGAACGTCCCCGCtgttgacgagctggatCTCGAGGACATTGATCCCGCTGAGGACGACATTGAGGCTCTCAGCGGtcgcaagaagaaggtcatcaaggGTCCCGACGGCAAGCCTGTTCATGTTGACGAGCAAAccatcctccctcccctGACTTTTGCCCCCCACTACGCCCGCGATCACTCTCCCCAATGGCATGCCTTCCTCAGCGACTCCAAGCAGGGCAAGATGGCAGTCCCTCCGTTCCACTTTGCCAAGTTTGACCAgcccatcgtcgacgacaagGGTAACCCGACTTTCAACATGCAGACTCTCAAGGCTCAGTTCGCCGCTCCCCCTCAGGCTGGCCACTACACCTTTGTGCTGCACGTCATCTGTGATTCTTACGTTGGCTTCGACaccaagatggaggtgacacttgttgttgaggaggccaGCAAAGCGGCTGAGATGCaggccgaggacgacatcaGCGAGCCGGAGGAGGGTAAGTTGATACCATTCACTGTCAGTTGTGACCATATGCTAACTAAGTTTCAGACTCCCTTGCTGGCCAGATGCACGTTCTCAAGACCGGCCAGACCCCCAAGCCCCGTCGgagggtcgaggaggactcTGACGATGAGAGCGgtaccgaggaggaggacgatgacaCCAGCGCGACAAACACAGATACCGAGGACGAGTCATAACCGGATCGCCTTGTTGAACATAGTATTTCCGCAATCCCTGTATCATCGGTGCCGTACCCCTTGCCACCGTCTGTAGTTGTCTCTACGGGAGGCAGATAATCCTTGTGTATGTATTTCTGGGAAATGGGCAAAAGGAGACGAGGTAGGGAGAGCTGCTTTGTCCGGTATGAGGAGCATGGCACCCTCCGACTTTGGGCATAACATTTTCCGCGGCCAAAAACCGGGTTGGGAGTTTTGGGGTTCTTTTTTAAGGGAATGAGATATAtaacctctttttttttgttgttgtttcatACCTATTGTACTTTGTTGATTCCACACTCAACTTTTTTTAATCTCTGCTTCTCTTGCCAAGTTTGAACCCATGCAACATGTGGGAGAGAGATGTACAAGTTTGTTGTTGTCCTTTTGATCTTGAGCAACACATACATACATGCCCAGCGAAAAAAcgctatataataataacccCCCAAACCAAAAGTTTCTAGAATGagagaggaaaaaaaaaaaaaaaaaaagcaagcaTTAAGAGTGAAAAACATGTTAAAAATGCAACGCTGccagcaaaaaaaaaactcgTCTCCTCCATCAATTCGTCGACACAAGTTTTGTTGGGTTTTGCCTGCGAGGCTTAATTCTCTGAGTTTGGTATTCCGCACACATCTAGACTGACCCGTCTGCTCTTAAAAACAAtactcttcttttttttagcttGCAGAGTTGTACAAAGAAGACGCAAGTCCAGCTTCGTCTCGTCGCCACGGTTGTCTCAGCAAAGACAGCCGGGCCAGAACCTTCAACAGACCCTCACGCCGCAGACTTCGAcgcccttgccctcgatGCGGGCTGAGCGGCCAAAGTAGAGGGTTGATAGCTCGCGGACAAAGAGTGAGTCGCTGTCGCTCCAGACGTCGAGGCCCATGTTTTCCACGGCGTGGCTGTCGACCCGGATGGCGTCGGCGTCCAAATCGTCGAGATCGGCTTCTGTTGGACGGAGAGGTGTCCGCTCACCAGAGCCTTGTGATagatcctcatcgtcatcgtggTCAGTGTAGGGTTCGTCCTGGCTGTCGGCCAGATCACCTAGTACGGAGAGGATCTGGGTTGTGAGACGGTGGAAATAGGCGATTATGGCGAGTTCGACACGGGCTTCGTCCGAGTCGTGGCTGGTACGCCTGGGTGCTGTGAGGGAGGTGAGAGATTCGGATAATGGCTCAGAACGAGAGCTCGGGCGAGGCATGCTCATTGATGAAGGACCTAAATCGGCCAGTAGAGCAGCGTCGCGAGATGCTTCTTCCTGTTGCTCAGACCTGAGCTGCTCACCGGCGCTGGCCCACCACATGTATCCATTATATGCCAGGGCTGCCCAGCTTAATGGCTCGACGATGGTTTCTACAGCATCGTCGCGAGGATCACGCACGACGCGGGTTGAATGAGTGGAGACGCGTCGTTCTGACTCAGGAGACTCAGGGGCAGCATTGGGAGTTGAGAGGGGAGCTGCTAGACGAGCCAGGCCATTCTTGAGAGAAGTGAAGCGGCGTAGATCTCGCTGAGTGGCCTTGATGGGCTGCCCCCGTGGACATTCTACCACAGGCCAGACCCGTTCGACAGCATTAGAGGCGTAGTCCGGAGGAATGGTGATGAGCATATCCCACAGAGTATCCTTCATGGCGAGGATGCTGTCAGTGGTACATGCGATCCACCCAGAGCCGGCCTCATCGTCCACCGCATCCTCGCTACTGCGTTCCCTCTTGGAGGCCTCAAAATCCTCCATGAGGAAAGGGATGTCGTGTACACCAATAGAGAACAAGGGCCTTAAGCGCTGTGTCGAGGTCGAAGTGGGGAGGATATCGGTAACGGACAAGGGAATATTTGAAAGCACAGAGATATTATAAACTGGGAGGTTCTTGTTAGTGACAGTTTCATATCTGCGCAGTGCGGAACTCACCAAAATCGCAAATCTCATGAACTGGCGCATGACATGATATTAGAATGCGCTTGCGCAGCAAGGCAGCGCGGTGTATAGGAAAAATGAGAGGACCAAACTTGTCCAATAGGCTGGTCAAGCTCCACGCGGGATGATATGGCGAGAGGGTATTGCCGGTAGGTATTAGGGAGGCGCCGTCCGAGGCGGATCGGTTCCGGCTGTGGCCTTTGCGGCCAAAAGGTTGTGAATGGAGGGACGGAGAGCTCACGGGGGTCTCACCCGAGAGACGTCGGTTCCCCTGGCCTTGCTTCTCGCGATTGGCGGTCCAGTATTCTTCCAGAATGCTGGTGTTCTTGCGGTCCTCGGCGAGTTTCCTGCGGAGAGCTGTTAGTTGGGTGTAGTTGCGcacgacgagacgagacgaaTACGTACGCGGCCATTTCCTTCAGAGCCTCTGCATGTCTCCAGGCGCGACCTAAGCGACCGTAGCTCAGAGGGACCAGGACGCCAACGGCGATCATTCTAGCATGAcgagcttcctcctcatcgcaGGGCATGTTGACGAAGGCGCTAAGACCGGCGTGGCCGCCATCGTGGACAAAGTAGATGAGATCCTCAGAGACGGTGTGTAGGCCCGAGGGCAGAGACTTGTACTCGACGAGGCCTTCGAGTTCAATGCCCGGGGCGGACTGCTTCCAGAGGATGGTGTAACCGGCCTTGACGTCGAAGTGGATAAGGAATAGTGCGTCGATGGGAGGACGGTCGAGGGGTTGGTTCGAGGGCATGCGGACCGAGAGGGAGGGTTGTCCTCGGCGAGaggaggccatggcgatTGATTATCGGGCGAGGCGCATCATATGCCAGAGGGAGCAacgacgagaagctcgagcttgatggTTGGGAGCCTTGGGGGGTACGGACGAGGACCGAGAAAGAGCTTGAACGAGTGGATCGGATTGCGGCTTTAAGCGACCAAGCTAGAGCCACCGGGTCCCAGGATGCGACAGATAGGGAACGCTCGCAATGGTCGAGGCGAGAAATCTGGCGATGGTTGATGCTGGGAGTCGAGGGTGACGGCGAGGCTTCCACTTTGAGGCTGCAACGGGGCCTACAGTGGTTACATGAGCTACTGTATCTGGGTATCCCGTGTAGAGCCGGTAGAGTCCCCGATAGGCGCACTTCACGTGATGCGATGAGGGACTGGGGGTTGTAAGATGGTGAGCCAAGTTGGAAGAgcttgatggtgtttttCTGAATTGATGATGTTTAGAGCCAAAACAGCTGCAATTGaacttttcttcttcacatGTCTCAGACTGAGCTGGTCTTTTCGGGTTGAGTCGTGCTGGTGCTTCCAAATGGGCTGCATCTCGAGCTTGAGAGGGTGTGAGGGTGTGCTCGGACGGTCCCGTGATGTCGGATTCAAGCCCTGGTCCTTGAAGAGGTCGTGCAATTGCTGCCTGCCACATTTATCCTAAGAAATGATACTCGACAATATTGATTTTGACATGTGTTTATCTATATCATTACATCTATATGCTGCCTGCACCTACAGCCTAGAGGATCCGCTCCAGACGCCGTCGCCAGTCTACAGCACTCATACAGGGAACTGCTTGGCGTTGCGGGGGGAGCTCGGGCCCCCTAAATGCCCCCATTGGCCGTTTTGTCTCGGACCCGGTCCGCCGCGTTTTCCCCACGAGAACTCCTGCCGGTCAACGTTGGATATGCAGGCCACGTTGATCTCGGATCCATTGATACGTGGTGGAATAGGAAGGTTGGACTCAAAGTTCTTGGTTGTAAGGATGAGAGCTGGTATGGGCGAGTTGATTAACCATGAGTAGATTTGGAGTTGACTGATTGGTATTCGATTGACTGGTTGATTGATTGACTGGGACTTATAGTTGACTGATCGATATGACTGTTGATTGTCCGGTTGATAGATAGTTGACTAATCCACTGGCATATCTCTTGGAGGATATTTGATCGACTGAGATTCGGTACTGAGTCAATACGGCAATGCCGGGGCCGATTGCGCCCCGAGTGCTACATGGGCTTGAACCACTTCGAGCCATTGCCAGTTGCGAGTGGCATTTGAATCGGGCTTGTGTTCGAGTGTACTCTAGACGAAGGAGGTTGGAAAGTTCTTGAAGAACAATTCATACGTCTTATCGATGGTCAGACTTTCCAGCAACTCAACACAGcgaataatatatataaatcGCCGGAGCCTAAACCTCATCCTGGACAGCTTCAAAGAAGGCGGCATTGATGTGTTGATATATGTGAGCGGGCAAGAAGGGACCTTTCTCATCGGAGACAAGCTCTAAGCGGCTGACGAAGGTGATGCTCGTCGCATGAACATGGACGGCAGAGGAGAAAGTTCCGAAACAGTCTGACCGAAACCCCCCAACTCGGCACCAAGCTCTTCTGAATAGTTATAACCCTTGTGATTGCCTCGTCCAAGGCGGTGACTGGGAAGCCTCAAAGTTCCCCTGGCCGAAATAACTGGATattggggggggggggggggggggggggggggggggctcTCATGTGAGTGAAGGGGTCAAGATTGGCCCCGATAAGCCATGGGGCCACTGCCAGGGACGATTCAGGCTGCGTGGTCTTCTATATATCGTTTGAGCCTTTCTTGATGAGACCTTTTCCTGTTAGGTGCTGATATGCTTCGACTTGGCAAATCTTCCTCAGTCCTTTTCTGATGGGAACTAAGCCTCGGGCCTCAAGCTTGATAGAGCGGGTGGAGTGGAGTTGAGATATATACTGGTATTTGAAAGTCCTTGTGGAGGAAGAACCAGGCGTGGAACCAAAGCCTCGGAACAGTTCTTCAGAATTGGTAATGACCAGAGTGTAGAAAGACGGATGATATCTGGTTAGGACGATGCTCTCGTCCACACCCAGAGTCCATGAATAGACATGTTCACCTCGATGAGGGCGAAGGTTTATCCTGTTCTGCCCGCATCCTGTAACAGGGATGGTGGAATGGCCAGACACTATCACTCCGTTGCAAGGATCTGAGGCTCCGCTCAAATGAAGCCTCATGATGTCCTTTCCCCTTAGACTTCCATCGCCGCGACTCGCGTTCGACAGCGGCTTCTGACTGATGACACGCTCGACTCAGAGCATCTCGAACCGGGTAGATCGGGGTTCTTTGAACACCCGTATTCGAGTTCCAAAGCATGTCCTGCGCCATGTGGACTCCGGGTCGGATGTATATAAGACAATATATAGAGATTGTAGAACTATGATCACAGCCTCGATTGCCACTTAGACGACAATTCCAAACAATTATCTAAGAGAATAAGCTTAGGGGTAACAATCGACTGGATTCTTGCGGCCAAAATCGGCTTCGAAAGCCTCTCAAATTGGCCCCGTGATGAGGTGCTTGCTCTCGGCATTGAGTATGATGGCACCGTAAGTATAGCAGACTCCTTGCACATCTCCTGGGCAGCTGATTCTCATCCATCAAATTGGGTGACGTATATATCTTCCATAGGCGTTTCGTCAAAGCCAGAGGAGGGACAAAATACAGCTTTCTGCCTCACGACACTCTATTCACCGACAAAGTCGAGGCGAAAAGCTTTGAACTGGACCTTATGAACAGAAGAGAAGCAATTCATCACGGGGTGCAAAGCCTTTGGCCACGTTGAGAAGCAACTTGAAGCCCCAGGTGTATATACATAAGCCCACACGCAACCAGATGACTCGACTGCCTGGGCTCTCACAAGAGAGACATGAAGTTTCAGATTATATAGGGGGTTGACGTAGGGCTCTCTCCGCACTGTCTTGTGCTCCCGCCGCTCCAGCGGGAACGGGAAGGGAGTTGCTCCTTGACAACAACGCGGGACTTGGCGTTTCGGGAGGACAGGACTGTGACCTAGGTCCAATGCATGCTGCCAGAGACGTGATGGTGATTTTCTTGGTCGAAGTTGGTAGCCTCTGCTGTTAAGGACGAGGTCAATGAAGCGCTCAGTATCAGGATCATGCAGCGTCCAGTATGGGTATTCAAACGGCGGCGGCAATTAGTCCTTATTCTAGTCGCGGCGTAATGTGTCATATGGCTTGTAGATGATAAATATGAAGTGGCGATATTATGTCGGCAAGTATTTTGTTGCGATGATAGGCTCCAGCCTGTTGAGTTATCCTTCGCTGCGGTCGCTAGGATTAACAAAGGGCAGGTGGTACTTTCTTCACCATACTCCTCAGTTACCTCCCCAACTAACTCCATCGGTCGGTTTTCGTTTTGGGGATTGCTTATAGGGGAAACTATACTCTTGACCCACTGCCATCTCGAAGAGAAACATGGACGAGGGATAGTAGTTGTGTCGTGGCAGGGAATACCCCTTGAAGGTTGTCGTTATCCAAGACCTTACTGCTTTATCATAGTCCTCGTTGAGGTGACTAATAGAGGCCCTCCATTCGGTGGAAACGTATGATTCTCGATATATATGTAGAATATGCCCAGGATAATACAGGATAGGCTGGATATTGACTGGTCCATGACATGCAGGACCAACGAAGCCATTTGCAGGCATTGTTTGTCCCCTCGCCTGGTAGAGGGGTTAGGCAACCCCGAGGGAAGAATGAGAGAAACACCATTGAGAATATATGTGGGGGCTTGATAATGTCGTGCGTCCAGTCTTCTGTTTCGATGGTGAGGTGAAGCGCTCACCGCGCCGAAAGTCGAACGCAACGTGACTCAGATAGAACCTTGAGACTCTGTCTTCGCAAGGTATATAAAGTACCGGGGGAAAAGGAGAACCCCGACCATGGGGTGATTTGAGCCCCATACTGCAATGACGTTGCCAACGAACGAGACCAATATGTAGGGTTGAGCGCTCCCAAGGGGAAGTGGCAGCACTGTTTGCTGCCATGGCTCAACTCGCTAGTTTCCTGTATATATGGGCATTTCACGTTTTCTATCTGGTCTTTCCTCCGAATAAAATTAGGATTTCATTCGATGAAGTTCAGAGATATACTCTATGTTTGGATGAGAGATTCATCCGCTCCGAGAGGTGGGAGTATAGCATCCAAGCATGCCTGCTCCTAGCACATTCTGCAGCTTACCTATCGCTGCCTCCTGCATGTGATGGAACGTCGCGGCGGAAGTTTGATTCCCGAGCAGACACGATGCAGAAGATAGAGGCCATCCCGGCCATGTGTCTCCTCCAGAGCAAGATACAAGAAGACCCTTCTTTCTATACTGATAGCCCGTAGGGCCCGACCAGGGCCTTTGCAGGCTCTGCACTTGCTAAAATGATCGCCACTTTTAGGGCTCCCTCATCCGAGCAAAAGAAGAATACGGAGGGAGTGTTTTCCTCGGAAATGATTGGCGGCCACAATCTAAGAGTAGCATCGCCTCAACTTGGACGTCAGATGGGAATCTCTGGGTTGCCCCTCACCCCATCTCTTTGGCAGTTCTATTCTCGAGGTCAAGTTCCCGCATGGCGGTAGGGAGATGCTGAGAAGTCCTCACAATCGTTGGTGGACGGCGAGAGACACTCTGGCAAGCAATGCTGGGGACGACTTCCCGACCAGGGATAGCAGATAAACAGGGCtgaaatatatatatatatgaGAAGAATGATATGGCGTCGACCAACATCCTTGGAATGACAGTGTTCTGCCACAGGGACCGATTATATAACCCTGATCCAGGGGCACCTAGGAAGTCGAGGGGGATTTTTGTGAATGCGGACGGGAAAATATATGTCATGGCATCCAACTCGATTGTGCCTTCGAGTCAAGATCCAGGTTTAATAGGAGCCGTCAGAGGCACCTGCGCGAGGAAGATCTGTGTGATGTGTGGTCAACCCGACATTTGCCGCCTCAAGGTGTGCTGCTTCCATTCGGTCGGGTTACTGGGATCGCCAGAAGTCTCTCAGG
Protein-coding sequences here:
- a CDS encoding J domain-containing protein; this encodes MSSDYSYDEQGQFFPFFILTLTGLVTVPLTYTLVRPSRDQDALAPRIKTDYKTEHSATVESLRTTQKRKQWRVKRAIFVVIGWALMGGMVYLIMVTQRTVPKLYNPYDILGISESLNEKQIKSHYKRLSLKYHPDKIRPDPAKNETVESLNDYYVELTKAYQALTDEEVRNNYIQYGHPDGKQSFSMGIALPKFIVSDGNGKYVVLLYTLLLGVLLPWLVGSWWYGTKRRSKEGVLMESANNLFRHYEENIDQGGIITALSTGKEFEETLKGDKAESGLSKIESRITAEGEHKPYASGMTAKDKDKLEDLDNGVRRKALALLWAYLGRVELDDPALTKAKFQVGPIARALNQSFNAISLAYGNIGPIAGSYYASQHLIQAMPPKSSPLLQLPHITPSIVSGIEGDSKTHMSVQKFMDRPDAQRRQLAVGEGLLTEEQYKTAVNVAKQIPYFRVAKAFFKVTGERFIIPSSLVSLVIKGRFIPPGTENVPAVDELDLEDIDPAEDDIEALSGRKKKVIKGPDGKPVHVDEQTILPPLTFAPHYARDHSPQWHAFLSDSKQGKMAVPPFHFAKFDQPIVDDKGNPTFNMQTLKAQFAAPPQAGHYTFVLHVICDSYVGFDTKMEVTLVVEEASKAAEMQAEDDISEPEEDSLAGQMHVLKTGQTPKPRRRVEEDSDDESGTEEEDDDTSATNTDTEDES
- a CDS encoding DUF4484 domain-containing protein; the protein is MASSRRGQPSLSVRMPSNQPLDRPPIDALFLIHFDVKAGYTILWKQSAPGIELEGLVEYKSLPSGLHTVSEDLIYFVHDGGHAGLSAFVNMPCDEEEARHARMIAVGVLVPLSYGRLGRAWRHAEALKEMAAKLAEDRKNTSILEEYWTANREKQGQGNRRLSGETPVSSPSLHSQPFGRKGHSRNRSASDGASLIPTGNTLSPYHPAWSLTSLLDKFGPLIFPIHRAALLRKRILISCHAPVHEICDFVYNISVLSNIPLSVTDILPTSTSTQRLRPLFSIGVHDIPFLMEDFEASKRERSSEDAVDDEAGSGWIACTTDSILAMKDTLWDMLITIPPDYASNAVERVWPVVECPRGQPIKATQRDLRRFTSLKNGLARLAAPLSTPNAAPESPESERRVSTHSTRVVRDPRDDAVETIVEPLSWAALAYNGYMWWASAGEQLRSEQQEEASRDAALLADLGPSSMSMPRPSSRSEPLSESLTSLTAPRRTSHDSDEARVELAIIAYFHRLTTQILSVLGDLADSQDEPYTDHDDDEDLSQGSGERTPLRPTEADLDDLDADAIRVDSHAVENMGLDVWSDSDSLFVRELSTLYFGRSARIEGKGVEVCGVRVC